The following DNA comes from Winogradskyella sp. PG-2.
CACCTCCAGAATAGTAATTTACTTGATCATAGTCTTGGTTATTAGCATTTGTTCCATCTCCTGTTCCAGTTACACCATCTTCGGTAATAATAACTCCTAATCTATAATCAGCAGATGCAAAATTTGTATAAAAGTTTGCCTTAGCAGAAATTGTTAAGTTGCTACCTATTTGCGAGGCACTTGTTGTTAAATCTACAGGCACTATATTAGTGATTTCTGTATCATATGCTCCTTGTAATGCGGCTTGACCTGGATCAACACCTACTAATTTTCTATCTACACCAGCATTTGGCCATCCTGAGCCAATTACACCTATAAGAGCTGAGTCATAGTTAGAAACAGTCATTGGGTCAGCATTATGAACAGCAACACCAACTATAGTATTTGGGTAAGTCGACGCCATATATTCTAAACCAACAGTTCCTCTAGGACACCAACCACACCAAGTACCTGTCGATTCTTCAATAAGAACAGCTTTGGTACCCGCTTGTGTCATTGTGTTAAAATTTTGACTAAGTGAATTATTTGTATTATCACCATCAGCACCACCATTTACATTGTCAATAGTTACCGTAATAGTTTTTTCTTCTACAGAACTGTAGTTTAAAGGTGATGAGTGATTAATTGATTGAGTTTGTCCTGGAGCAATATTTACACTAAAATTTTCAGAATAATTATTTGTACCATCACTCCAAGTAATATCAAGAGATGTAATAGCAGCAGTACCATTATTACTGACTTCTACAGCAAGTGGATTATTTACAGATGTAAGAGAGTACCTGCTTAATCTTAAACCATCTGCTTTTGCATCTACGCTAAGAGGTGATCTTACTTCAATATCATCTATGATCCAGTTATCGCCATCATCATTGAAGTGAATGAATGCAATGTAAATCATCATTCCATCATAGGCTGATAAATCGATAGTCTTTAATTCAAATCCAGCACCAACATTAGATTCATTATAGCTAGCAACCGTTGTGAAGTCACCATGGTTTGTTTGTGAACTTGTAGAAACTCTTACCTCGTAATTGGAACCATAATCAGGACCGTAACTCTGAGTAGAATAAAAGAGTAATTCTGTGTTGGTAGCACTTGTTAGATCTATTTGACTGGTTACTAACCAATCTTCGGCAATACCACCAGTAACATTTTCATATTGATTTGCAGCAGAATAAGTACCAGTATTAGGTGCTGTTGCTTGTACCCAATCTTGTGTTGTACCTAAACCATTTGTGCCAGCGAAAAAGGTCCAACCAGCAGGAGGGAAAGTAGCACCCTCAAAGCCTTCGCTAAGTAACGTTTGTGCCTCCGTAATTTGAGTGCAGGCAAAACATAAGGTCAGTAGTAGAGTAATTTTTTTAATCATGTTTAGTTGAATTAATTAGTATTTTTTTAAAAAAAGCTTGGGTAAGATAATTAATTGGTTAGGTCTTACAAAAATAAGGCATAAAAAAACGGTAGTTATAAATAATTACCGTTTAAATGCTTTTTTATCGGACAAACATTAGAATGCTACAGTTAAATTTGCGCTAAATCCTGTGTTTTCTGGAACAAAACGACAAACACCACCTATACAAATTAATCCACCACGTTGGCGACCATAATTAACTCCTAATCTGGTATTACCTTTACTATAACTTCCACCAACACTGTAATAATGTATGTCATTAGGTCCACCATAATTCCAATTATCAGCAGCATATATTGCAAATGTTGTAGAGAAATTATATTCAATGACAGCTGCAGCCCAATTTTTTCTATCATCTTCACTCCAAAGATGCTGCCCAACTAAGCGTAGTGCTTTTCCTTTATCGAATCGTCTTGTGGCTTCAACAACACCAATATTTGCTAGAATTGATGAGTTTCCTAAAGGGCCGCCCTCTACAATACCTTTATCTACTAATACATTTTGATATGTAAATACAGAGCTCCAATTTTTAGACCATTTCTTTTTTATTTCAAAATTAAAGTCTCGGAATAATTGAGGACCATTACCAATAAATTTTGCCTTATACCATCTATTTTCAATATTATATTCAGAGTCTAATCCTCCCCAATACGAAAAGTTCATAGCCAATTTAGTACCATATTTACCTCCTAAATATGTTCCTTTTTTAAAGGAATAAAATAAATCGAATTGTGTGCCAACTTCACCAGAACGCTGATCAAAAGACTCAATAATTAGTCTAGGTTGTGGATTGTAGACATAGATATTTGTCAATAGATAATCCTGTTGTTTGGTGAGACCTGGCACATAATTAATAACCTGTTGGTTAAAAACGTTTCCTTCTGCCAATCGATCTGCAAAAAAACTAAAATTTTCTAATCGTCTAAATGTTGCGTTTACACCTATTCCTTTCTTTGCATATCCTGCGTTAATTTGTAAAGCTGTTCCG
Coding sequences within:
- a CDS encoding T9SS-dependent choice-of-anchor J family protein, coding for MIKKITLLLTLCFACTQITEAQTLLSEGFEGATFPPAGWTFFAGTNGLGTTQDWVQATAPNTGTYSAANQYENVTGGIAEDWLVTSQIDLTSATNTELLFYSTQSYGPDYGSNYEVRVSTSSQTNHGDFTTVASYNESNVGAGFELKTIDLSAYDGMMIYIAFIHFNDDGDNWIIDDIEVRSPLSVDAKADGLRLSRYSLTSVNNPLAVEVSNNGTAAITSLDITWSDGTNNYSENFSVNIAPGQTQSINHSSPLNYSSVEEKTITVTIDNVNGGADGDNTNNSLSQNFNTMTQAGTKAVLIEESTGTWCGWCPRGTVGLEYMASTYPNTIVGVAVHNADPMTVSNYDSALIGVIGSGWPNAGVDRKLVGVDPGQAALQGAYDTEITNIVPVDLTTSASQIGSNLTISAKANFYTNFASADYRLGVIITEDGVTGTGDGTNANNQDYDQVNYYSGGGNGAMGGYESLGDPVPATQMVYDHVGRAILGGFNGQAGSIPNVITAGTNASYSFNYTIPASSDQNNMHIVVVLIDQADGSIVSAVQSSVAQALSVEEVSGIDSIKIYPNPAKDNINIAFEASNGDYNIIVTDMLGRTVINKSYEGLYGNQNIQLPISQLNAGYYIMNIDDGTAAYSTKFIVNK
- a CDS encoding DUF6029 family protein translates to MKNSFFLSIFLLNIYIISSQENGNFYGGIESNSQWLQTDEGINFLAPEDQFRANNYLLLNYNSGNFTAGLQYESYLPSALLGYDPIFDNQNNVATYYFNYKDDKIDVTGGYFYEQFGSGLILRSWEDRQLGLNNALKGLNVKFKATKDLEIKAVFGKQRYGFEASEGTIQGIDAELNLSDALNIESVDIQMGLSYVGRHQNTNGVEAIPSNVGAYGGRLDFVFKNVYAGIEAIIKDPDAIANEGQLSSNKLYDGTALQINAGYAKKGIGVNATFRRLENFSFFADRLAEGNVFNQQVINYVPGLTKQQDYLLTNIYVYNPQPRLIIESFDQRSGEVGTQFDLFYSFKKGTYLGGKYGTKLAMNFSYWGGLDSEYNIENRWYKAKFIGNGPQLFRDFNFEIKKKWSKNWSSVFTYQNVLVDKGIVEGGPLGNSSILANIGVVEATRRFDKGKALRLVGQHLWSEDDRKNWAAAVIEYNFSTTFAIYAADNWNYGGPNDIHYYSVGGSYSKGNTRLGVNYGRQRGGLICIGGVCRFVPENTGFSANLTVAF